A window from Caldanaerobius fijiensis DSM 17918 encodes these proteins:
- a CDS encoding ABC transporter substrate-binding protein: protein MKAKKLVGVVLAVFMILSVLVTGCRSKSTSNSSSGGKTTVKEAVFPRVGGWPKPPLFQGNVFSSAGIGTAYAFMAEGLYQYVRSTDKIYPRLAEGMPENKGNETIVHIRKDAKWNDGQPFTSKDVWAFYTLNNGAFITKYLTSIETPDDYTVVFKWADPQLNETIKTLLVGQDLQATIPYHIYKQFVDKADEILKSLPTTDDLTKRGPFTKLIDDKTNAELNKNWQNFITYKIDKPILTGPYIVDKVTASDMILKKNPYYYNKYKIHYDIVHLYQTDSTGALAMLQNGRVAQSEDNFTRDEIESMLSKNKDLVFYPMKDPAAFGFAFNLQKTPFNDVNVRRAIVYALDRKKIRDVVNWTGILTDYSALGMPQNMDNWINPDIKDKLTKYNFDPEKAAQLLEKSGWKKGSDGIWRDKNGKQYEFTIAAPSGWSQLILADQIASDQLKKFGLPTKLLTIDGTIYWQNAGWPKCMYDMSSDWMDVTWGFMIPYWAFHNFYEGGPSSFGNFPRITNQQSKDYGKINMILPGPDGQLIDIRKTIDSMLYMNEEQMKDTASKLAWITNENAFAVDYFLNTAFTTVNMKYIDKNTLPMADRIDKYNRNMPVPTDPKDAEAVANINFGFDSGIYDIATGNWRPPVGK, encoded by the coding sequence ATGAAGGCAAAGAAATTAGTTGGTGTAGTATTGGCGGTTTTTATGATCTTGTCAGTGTTGGTTACAGGATGCAGAAGTAAAAGCACGAGTAATTCATCGTCTGGAGGTAAAACCACAGTAAAAGAAGCTGTCTTTCCGAGGGTAGGGGGTTGGCCTAAACCACCTCTATTTCAAGGTAATGTATTTTCGTCAGCGGGTATTGGTACAGCATATGCGTTTATGGCCGAAGGTTTGTATCAATACGTTAGGTCAACTGATAAGATATATCCGAGATTGGCTGAAGGTATGCCGGAAAACAAAGGAAATGAAACCATTGTGCATATAAGAAAGGATGCCAAGTGGAATGATGGTCAACCTTTTACCAGCAAGGACGTATGGGCTTTTTATACATTAAATAACGGAGCGTTTATAACCAAGTATTTAACAAGTATAGAAACGCCTGACGATTATACAGTGGTGTTTAAGTGGGCAGATCCCCAGCTGAATGAAACCATAAAGACGTTATTAGTCGGACAGGATTTACAAGCTACGATACCATATCATATTTACAAACAGTTTGTGGATAAGGCAGACGAAATCCTTAAAAGTCTTCCAACAACTGATGATTTAACAAAAAGAGGACCTTTTACAAAACTTATTGACGATAAAACAAATGCAGAATTAAACAAAAACTGGCAAAATTTCATAACATATAAAATAGATAAGCCTATACTTACAGGCCCTTATATAGTAGATAAAGTAACTGCTTCTGATATGATTCTAAAGAAGAATCCTTACTATTACAACAAATATAAAATCCATTATGATATAGTGCATTTATATCAGACCGATAGTACTGGAGCTCTAGCTATGTTGCAAAATGGAAGAGTAGCGCAAAGTGAGGACAATTTCACAAGGGATGAAATAGAGAGCATGTTATCAAAAAACAAAGATTTAGTATTTTATCCCATGAAGGATCCAGCTGCATTTGGATTTGCTTTTAATCTTCAGAAAACGCCGTTTAACGACGTCAATGTAAGAAGGGCTATAGTTTATGCGTTAGATAGAAAAAAGATTCGAGATGTTGTAAACTGGACCGGTATATTGACCGATTATTCAGCATTAGGCATGCCTCAAAATATGGATAATTGGATTAATCCCGATATAAAAGATAAATTAACAAAATACAACTTTGATCCTGAAAAAGCTGCACAGCTTTTGGAAAAATCAGGATGGAAGAAAGGTAGTGATGGCATATGGAGAGATAAAAACGGCAAACAATATGAGTTTACTATAGCAGCACCATCAGGATGGTCTCAGCTTATTCTAGCAGATCAAATAGCGTCAGATCAGCTGAAGAAATTTGGATTACCGACAAAATTACTGACAATAGATGGTACTATATATTGGCAGAACGCTGGATGGCCTAAGTGCATGTACGACATGTCTTCAGATTGGATGGATGTAACATGGGGATTTATGATACCTTATTGGGCATTTCACAATTTCTACGAAGGGGGGCCATCATCATTTGGCAATTTCCCTAGAATCACAAATCAACAAAGTAAAGATTATGGAAAGATTAATATGATACTGCCAGGACCTGATGGCCAACTTATAGATATACGTAAGACAATAGATTCGATGTTGTATATGAACGAGGAACAGATGAAAGATACGGCCAGCAAGCTGGCATGGATAACCAATGAGAATGCGTTTGCGGTAGACTACTTTTTAAACACAGCATTCACCACTGTAAATATGAAGTATATAGACAAGAATACATTACCAATGGCAGACAGAATAGATAAGTATAATAGGAATATGCCAGTCCCAACTGATCCTAAGGATGCAGAGGCTGTTGCAAATATCAACTTTGGTTTTGATAGTGGTATATATGATATAGCAACAGGCAATTGGAGGCCACCGGTTGGTAAGTAA
- a CDS encoding alpha-glucosidase/alpha-galactosidase: protein MNKTKIVFIGAGSMSFGLSMFKDIFTSYELAESTLSLVDIDEENLERMYKLALKMNEESGLGMKIEATTERKEVLPGAQFVVNSLAIERCALWKQDFEIPKKYGIRHTLGENGGPGGLFFTMRTIPVIMDILRDMEKLCPDAYFLNFSNPESRIILALGRYTKIRGVGLCHGVFMGRNDVARIMGLNPDDIDVFAAGLNHFQWLLEIRDKKTGEDLYPLLREKEKTYDPSFMPLSRKLFRVFGKYPSCSDDHIGEYLPYGWEAGEEGYPFDEDEKNRILMKKEIEERINGTKPLRDWFVPSGERAVHVITGILNNKKQLIESGIVYNNGVITNLPADAAIEVPIMVDKFGIHPIAVGDLPPGIAKLLTTQVCVQQLAVDAAINGSKELAMQALLIDPVINSTQAAEKILEELWEINKPYIRKCV from the coding sequence ATGAATAAGACAAAAATAGTGTTTATAGGTGCTGGAAGTATGTCGTTTGGATTAAGTATGTTTAAAGATATATTTACATCTTACGAATTGGCTGAAAGTACGTTGAGCTTGGTAGATATAGACGAAGAAAATCTGGAAAGAATGTATAAATTAGCTTTAAAGATGAACGAGGAATCGGGGTTGGGAATGAAAATAGAAGCTACAACGGAAAGAAAAGAAGTATTACCAGGTGCTCAGTTTGTGGTTAACTCACTAGCCATTGAAAGATGTGCTTTATGGAAGCAGGATTTTGAGATACCTAAAAAATATGGTATTCGCCATACATTAGGGGAAAACGGCGGGCCAGGGGGATTATTCTTTACGATGCGAACTATTCCTGTAATAATGGATATTTTGAGGGATATGGAAAAATTGTGCCCAGATGCCTACTTCTTAAATTTTTCAAATCCTGAGAGCCGCATAATTTTAGCATTGGGACGCTATACCAAAATAAGGGGCGTAGGATTGTGCCACGGCGTATTCATGGGACGCAATGATGTAGCTCGGATTATGGGTTTGAATCCTGACGATATTGATGTATTTGCAGCAGGATTAAATCACTTTCAGTGGCTTCTTGAAATCAGGGATAAAAAAACTGGTGAGGATTTATACCCTCTCTTAAGAGAAAAAGAAAAAACTTATGATCCTTCGTTTATGCCTCTATCCAGAAAATTATTCAGAGTTTTTGGAAAATATCCATCCTGTAGTGACGATCACATAGGCGAATATCTTCCATATGGGTGGGAAGCGGGCGAAGAAGGATATCCTTTCGATGAGGACGAAAAAAATAGAATACTTATGAAAAAGGAAATAGAAGAAAGGATAAATGGCACAAAACCACTACGCGATTGGTTTGTACCTTCGGGAGAAAGAGCTGTCCATGTAATAACCGGTATCCTTAACAACAAAAAACAGCTTATAGAATCAGGAATTGTATATAATAATGGAGTTATAACCAATCTTCCTGCAGATGCGGCTATAGAAGTACCTATAATGGTAGATAAATTTGGGATACATCCTATAGCAGTAGGAGATTTACCACCAGGTATTGCTAAGCTACTAACAACCCAGGTATGTGTACAACAATTAGCTGTAGATGCCGCGATAAATGGATCAAAGGAATTAGCTATGCAGGCTTTACTTATTGATCCTGTCATAAACAGCACTCAAGCAGCTGAAAAGATACTGGAGGAGCTATGGGAGATCAATAAACCTTATATAAGGAAATGCGTTTAG